One Paralichthys olivaceus isolate ysfri-2021 chromosome 21, ASM2471397v2, whole genome shotgun sequence genomic window carries:
- the LOC109626801 gene encoding phenylethanolamine N-methyltransferase, with product MNPHIQIYKAAEGPVTHLQTDHQAEECEVRMEEKGKESGVVAMAACYQGFDPAAYLQYNYTPPRADFERTDSIVPWKLACLHRAFTEGDVSGELLVDIGSGPTLYQVLSGCEVFNKVLLTDFLEVNRQELRRWLQGEGGCNLDWTPYLQHVCKLEGRRPSAWTEKAAKLRQVIMDVLPVDVHRPQPMAPDALPSAGADCLVSCFCLESVSPDLAAFTKALGHIGRLLRPSGHLLLIGALGESYYFGGPGVKIPVVPLNEEQVCASLKESGFTLIRLEVYTLPQDMRVGVDDVTGVFFVKARKD from the exons ATGAACCCACATATACAGATATATAAGGCGGCTGAGGGGCCAGTCACGCACCTGCAGACTGACCACCAAGCTGAAGAGTGTGAAGTGAGGAtggaagaaaagggaaaagagaGTGGAGTGGTGGCCATGGCCGCCTGTTACCAGGGGTTTGATCCTGCAGCGTATCTGCAGTATAACTACACTCCACCGAGGGCTGATTTTGAGAGGACGGACAGCATAGTGCCGTGGAAACTGGCCTGTCTCCACAGAGCTTTCACCGAAG GTGATGTGAGTGGTGAGCTGCTGGTGGACATAGGTTCGGGTCCGACTCTCTACCAGGTGCTGAGCGGCTGTGAGGTTTTCAACAAGGTGCTGCTCACAGACTTTCTGGAGGTCAACAGGCAGGAGCTGAGGCGCTGGCTCCAGGGCGAGGGGGGCTGCAACCTGGACTGGACCCCGTACCTCCAGCACGTGTGCAAGCTGGAGGGACGACG GCCCTCAGCATGGACAGAGAAAGCTGCCAAGCTACGTCAGGTCATCATGGACGTCCTCCCAGTTGATGTGCACCGCCCTCAGCCTATGGCCCCTGACGCCCTTCCTTCAGCTGGGGCCGACTGTCTCGTCTCCTGCTTCTGCCTGGAGAGCGTCAGCCCTGACCTGGCTGCTTTCACCAAGGCCTTGGGCCACATCGGGAGGCTCCTGCGGCCCAGTGGCCACCTCCTGCTCATCGGGGCCCTCGGAGAGAGTTACTACTTTGGGGGCCCTGGGGTAAAGATCCCGGTGGTCCCACTGAATGAGGAACAGGTCTGTGCTAGTTTGAAGGAGAGTGGCTTCACCCTGATCCGGCTGGAGGTTTACACACTGCCTCAGGACATGAGGGTCGGGGTGGATGATGTGACTGGGGTGTTTTTTGTAAAGGCAAGAAAAGACTGA
- the crygmxl2 gene encoding crystallin, gamma MX, like 2 gives MMRKHSPATMGKIIFYEGRNFQGRHWECGNDCMDTFRHFNCCNSIRVSGGHWVAYEKPYYMGYQYILGPGEYPDYHCWMGFNNCVRSCQMFPPYRGSYKMRIYNRPDMMGHTMEFMDDCPNLSERFRFRDIYSCNILEGYWIFYEHPNYRGRQYFLRPGEYRACGDWGCHNPMVGSLRRMRTLM, from the exons ATGATGCGCAAACACAGCCCTGCAACCATGGGAAAG atTATCTTCTACGAAGGCCGCAACTTCCAGGGACGCCACTGGGAGTGCGGAAATGACTGCATGGACACCTTCAGGCACTTCAACTGCTGCAACTCCATCCGTGTCAGCGGCGGTCACTGGGTGGCCTATGAGAAGCCTTACTACATGGGCTATCAGTACATCCTCGGCCCCGGCGAGTACCCCGACTACCACTGCTGGATGGGCTTCAACAACTGCGTCCGCTCATGCCAGATGTTCCCCCCC tatAGAGGATCCTACAAGATGAGGATCTACAACAGGCCTGATATGATGGGACACACGATGGAGTTCATGGACGACTGCCCCAACCTGTCCGAGCGTTTCCGCTTCCGTGACATCTACTCCTGCAACATCTTGGAGGGATACTGGATTTTCTATGAGCACCCCAACTACAGGGGACGCCAGTATTTCCTGCGCCCTGGAGAGTACAGGGCCTGTGGCGACTGGGGCTGCCACAACCCCATGGTGGGCTCACTCAGGAGGATGAGGACTCTTATGTAA
- the aldh18a1 gene encoding delta-1-pyrroline-5-carboxylate synthase isoform X2, translating to MLLHRLTLSARIPLDSLRHVRRLLTTPPTQAPQGRVHGSSFAHRGELRHAKRIVVKLGSAVVTRGDECGLALGRLASIVEQVAMLQNQGREMMIVTSGAVAFGKQRLRHEILLSQSVRQALHSGQNQLKDMSLPVLEARACAAAGQSGLMALYEAMFTQYSTCTAQILVTNLDFHDDQKRQNLNSTLQELLRMNIVPIINTNDAVVPPPEPNSDLQGVISIKDNDSLAARLAVEMKADLLIALSDVEGLYDSPPGTDDAKLIDIFYPGDQQSITYGTKSRVGIGGMEAKVKAALWALQGGTSVVIANGTHPKVTGHVITDIVEGKKVGTFFSEIKPAGPTVEQQTEMARNSGRTLASLHPDQRSEIICHLAELLTEKKDEILAANKMDLDLAANAGHLPPAMLKRLSLSPAKLNSLAIGLRQIAVAAQDSVGQVLRRTRVANNLELEQITVPIGVLLVIFEARPDCLPQVSALAIASGNALLLKGGKEAANTNRVLHELTQEALSLHGVREAVQLVSTREEVEDLCRLDKIIDLIIPRGSSQLVKDIQRAAKGIPVLGHSEGICHVYVDAGASIDKVIKIVRDSKCDYPAACNAMETLLIHRDILRTPLFDQIIDMLRTERVKIHAGPRFASYLTFSPSEAKSLRTEYGDLECCMEVVDSMQDAVDHIHKYGSSHTDVIITENEETAEQFLHQLDSACVFWNASSRFADGYRFGLGAEVGISTARIHARGPVGLEGLLTTKWVLRGDGHTAADFSEHGTMKYLHENLPVGQPLAGQRDSN from the exons ATGCTGCTGCACAGGCTCACGCTCTCTGCCAGGATCCCACTGGATTCCCTGAGACACGTCCGCCGCCTGCTCACCACACCACCGACACAAG CTCCGCAGGGCAGGGTCCATGGCAGCTCCTTCGCCCACCGTGGTGAACTCCGTCACGCTAAGAGGATCGTAGTGAAGCTCGGCAGCGCTGTGGTCACCCGCGGTGACGAGTGTGGGCTGGCTCTCGGGAGGCTGGCCTCCATAGTGGAGCAG GTGGCCATGCTGCAGAACCAGGGCAGGGAGATGATGATTGTCACCAGTGGAGCAGTGGCCTTTGGAAAGCAGAGATTAAGACATGAGATCCTGCTGTCACAGAGCGTCCGGCAGGCGCTGCACTCTGGACAAAACCAGCTCAAAGACATG TCTCTGCCCGTGCTGGAGGCTCGGGCCTGTGCGGCAGCTGGACAGAGCGGCCTGATGGCCCTGTATGAGGCCATGTTCACCCAATACAGCACTTGCACCGCACAG ATTCTCGTGACAAATCTGGATTTCCACGATGACCAGAAGAGGCAGAACCTGAACAGCACCCTACAGGAGCTGCTGCGCATGAACATCGTGCCCATCATCAACACCAACGATGCCGTGGTGCCCCCGCCGGAGCCCAACAGTGACCTGCAGGGG GTGATCAGCATTAAGGACAATGACAGTCTGGCGGCGAGGCTAGCTGTGGAGATGAAAGCTGACCTGCTAATCGCACTCTCTGATGTGGAAG GACTCTACGACAGCCCCCCTGGAACTGATGACGCCAAGCTCATTGACATATTTTACCCTGGAGACCAGCAGTCCATCACTTATGGTACAAAGTCCAGAGTTGGGATCGGAGGCATGGAGGCCAAG gttaAGGCTGCACTGTGGGCTCTGCAAGGTGGCACCTCAGTGGTCATTGCAAATGGAACCCACCCGAAGGTAACAGGCCATGTCATCACTGACATTGTGGAGGGCAAAAAGGTGGGAACCTTCTTCTCCGAGATCAAACCGGCTG GCCCGACTGTGGAGCAGCAAACAGAAATGGCTCGCAACTCCGGAAGAACCCTGGCATCTCTTCACCCAGACCAG AGGAGTGAGATCATCTGTCATCTGGCAGAGCTGCTGACTGAAAAGAAGGATGAGATTCTGGCTGCCAACAAGATGGACCTGGACCTGGCTGCTAATGCAG GCCATTTGCCACCAGCGATGCTGAAGCGTCTGAGTCTGTCCCCAGCCAAACTTAACAGCTTGGCCATAGGTCTGCGTCAGATAGCAGTGGCAGCCCAGGACAGCGTGGGTCAGGTGCTGCGCAGGACCAGGGTGGCTAACAacctggagctggagcagatCACGGTGCCCATCGGAGTTCTTCTGGTCATCTTTGAGGCCAGACCTGACTGCCTGCCCCAG GTGTCAGCTTTGGCCATAGCCAGTGGTAACGCCCTTCTTCTGAAGGGAGGCAAGGAGGCGGCCAACACAAACCGTGTTCTCCACGAGCTCACCCAGGAAGCCCTTTCGTTGCATGGCGTCAGAGAAGCCGTGCAACTG GTGAGCACCcgtgaggaggtggaggatctCTGCCGACTGGACAAAATAATCGACTTGATCATTCCTCGAGGTTCATCCCAGCTTGTGAAGGACATACAGAGAGCTGCCAAGGGGATCCCAGTGCTGGGTCACAGCGAGGGGATCTGTCACGTCTACGTCGACGCAGGCGCCTCTATTGACAAAGTTATCAAGATCG TCAGAGACTCCAAGTGCGACTACCCAGCTGCGTGCAATGCCATGGAAACTCTGCTGATTCACAGAGACATCCTGAGGACCCCACTCTTTGACCAGATCATTGACATGCTGCGCACTGAAAGG GTGAAGATTCATGCAGGCCCTCGATTTGCCTCCTACCTTACGTTCAGCCCATCAGAGGCCAAGTCGTTGCGGACAGAGTACGGTGACCTGGAATGCTGTATGGAGGTGGTGGACAGCATGCAAGACGCTGTGGATCACATCCACAAGTATGGCAGCTCCCACACAGATGTAATCATCACAGAAAATG aggaaacagcagaGCAGTTCCTGCATCAGCTCGACAGTGCCTGTGTTTTCTGGAACGCCAGCTCACGTTTTGCTGATGGCTACCGCTTTGGACTGG GAGCAGAGGTTGGTATTAGCACAGCACGGATCCATGCCCGAGGACCTGTGGGCCTGGAGGGCCTGCTCACCACCAAGTGGGTCCTGAGAGGTGATGGGCACACAGCGGCTGATTTCTCTGAGCACGGCACCATGAAATACCTCCATGAAAACCTGCCTGTTGGGCAGCCTCTGgctggacagagagacagcaaCTAG
- the crygmx gene encoding crystallin, gamma MX produces MGKVIFYEDRNFQGRHYECSSDCPEMQNYFSRCNSIRVESGCWVAYEKPNYAGYQYMLHKGEYPDYQRWAGFNDCIRSCRMVPPYNGNYRMKIFERSDFGGQNLELMDDCPDLHERFHTRDISSVNVMEGYWMLHEHPNYRGRQYFLRPGEYRRHSEWGSTSPTIGSLRRVTEIN; encoded by the exons ATGGGCAAG GTTATCTTCTACGAAGACAGGAACTTCCAGGGTCGTCACTATGAGTGCAGTAGTGACTGCCCCGAGATGCAAAACTACTTCAGCCGCTGCAACTCGATAAGAGTTGAGAGTGGCTGTTGGGTGGCCTACGAGAAGCCCAATTACGCCGGGTACCAGTACATGCTTCACAAGGGCGAATACCCCGACTACCAGCGCTGGGCGGGCTTCAATGACTGCATCCGCTCCTGCCGTATGGTGCCACCT TACAACGGGAACTACAGGATGAAGATCTTTGAGCGTTCTGACTTTGGCGGCCAGAATCTGGAGCTCATGGACGACTGCCCCGACCTGCACGAGCGTTTCCACACCCGTGACATCTCCTCCGTCAACGTCATGGAGGGCTACTGGATGCTGCACGAACACCCCAATTACAGGGGGCGCCAGTACTTCTTGCGTCCCGGAGAGTACAGGAGGCACAGCGAGTGGGGGAGCACCAGCCCAACCATTGGCTCTCTGAGACGTGTCACCGAGATCAACTGA
- the aldh18a1 gene encoding delta-1-pyrroline-5-carboxylate synthase isoform X1, with translation MLLHRLTLSARIPLDSLRHVRRLLTTPPTQAPQGRVHGSSFAHRGELRHAKRIVVKLGSAVVTRGDECGLALGRLASIVEQVAMLQNQGREMMIVTSGAVAFGKQRLRHEILLSQSVRQALHSGQNQLKDMSLPVLEARACAAAGQSGLMALYEAMFTQYSTCTAQILVTNLDFHDDQKRQNLNSTLQELLRMNIVPIINTNDAVVPPPEPNSDLQGVNVISIKDNDSLAARLAVEMKADLLIALSDVEGLYDSPPGTDDAKLIDIFYPGDQQSITYGTKSRVGIGGMEAKVKAALWALQGGTSVVIANGTHPKVTGHVITDIVEGKKVGTFFSEIKPAGPTVEQQTEMARNSGRTLASLHPDQRSEIICHLAELLTEKKDEILAANKMDLDLAANAGHLPPAMLKRLSLSPAKLNSLAIGLRQIAVAAQDSVGQVLRRTRVANNLELEQITVPIGVLLVIFEARPDCLPQVSALAIASGNALLLKGGKEAANTNRVLHELTQEALSLHGVREAVQLVSTREEVEDLCRLDKIIDLIIPRGSSQLVKDIQRAAKGIPVLGHSEGICHVYVDAGASIDKVIKIVRDSKCDYPAACNAMETLLIHRDILRTPLFDQIIDMLRTERVKIHAGPRFASYLTFSPSEAKSLRTEYGDLECCMEVVDSMQDAVDHIHKYGSSHTDVIITENEETAEQFLHQLDSACVFWNASSRFADGYRFGLGAEVGISTARIHARGPVGLEGLLTTKWVLRGDGHTAADFSEHGTMKYLHENLPVGQPLAGQRDSN, from the exons ATGCTGCTGCACAGGCTCACGCTCTCTGCCAGGATCCCACTGGATTCCCTGAGACACGTCCGCCGCCTGCTCACCACACCACCGACACAAG CTCCGCAGGGCAGGGTCCATGGCAGCTCCTTCGCCCACCGTGGTGAACTCCGTCACGCTAAGAGGATCGTAGTGAAGCTCGGCAGCGCTGTGGTCACCCGCGGTGACGAGTGTGGGCTGGCTCTCGGGAGGCTGGCCTCCATAGTGGAGCAG GTGGCCATGCTGCAGAACCAGGGCAGGGAGATGATGATTGTCACCAGTGGAGCAGTGGCCTTTGGAAAGCAGAGATTAAGACATGAGATCCTGCTGTCACAGAGCGTCCGGCAGGCGCTGCACTCTGGACAAAACCAGCTCAAAGACATG TCTCTGCCCGTGCTGGAGGCTCGGGCCTGTGCGGCAGCTGGACAGAGCGGCCTGATGGCCCTGTATGAGGCCATGTTCACCCAATACAGCACTTGCACCGCACAG ATTCTCGTGACAAATCTGGATTTCCACGATGACCAGAAGAGGCAGAACCTGAACAGCACCCTACAGGAGCTGCTGCGCATGAACATCGTGCCCATCATCAACACCAACGATGCCGTGGTGCCCCCGCCGGAGCCCAACAGTGACCTGCAGGGGGTAAAT GTGATCAGCATTAAGGACAATGACAGTCTGGCGGCGAGGCTAGCTGTGGAGATGAAAGCTGACCTGCTAATCGCACTCTCTGATGTGGAAG GACTCTACGACAGCCCCCCTGGAACTGATGACGCCAAGCTCATTGACATATTTTACCCTGGAGACCAGCAGTCCATCACTTATGGTACAAAGTCCAGAGTTGGGATCGGAGGCATGGAGGCCAAG gttaAGGCTGCACTGTGGGCTCTGCAAGGTGGCACCTCAGTGGTCATTGCAAATGGAACCCACCCGAAGGTAACAGGCCATGTCATCACTGACATTGTGGAGGGCAAAAAGGTGGGAACCTTCTTCTCCGAGATCAAACCGGCTG GCCCGACTGTGGAGCAGCAAACAGAAATGGCTCGCAACTCCGGAAGAACCCTGGCATCTCTTCACCCAGACCAG AGGAGTGAGATCATCTGTCATCTGGCAGAGCTGCTGACTGAAAAGAAGGATGAGATTCTGGCTGCCAACAAGATGGACCTGGACCTGGCTGCTAATGCAG GCCATTTGCCACCAGCGATGCTGAAGCGTCTGAGTCTGTCCCCAGCCAAACTTAACAGCTTGGCCATAGGTCTGCGTCAGATAGCAGTGGCAGCCCAGGACAGCGTGGGTCAGGTGCTGCGCAGGACCAGGGTGGCTAACAacctggagctggagcagatCACGGTGCCCATCGGAGTTCTTCTGGTCATCTTTGAGGCCAGACCTGACTGCCTGCCCCAG GTGTCAGCTTTGGCCATAGCCAGTGGTAACGCCCTTCTTCTGAAGGGAGGCAAGGAGGCGGCCAACACAAACCGTGTTCTCCACGAGCTCACCCAGGAAGCCCTTTCGTTGCATGGCGTCAGAGAAGCCGTGCAACTG GTGAGCACCcgtgaggaggtggaggatctCTGCCGACTGGACAAAATAATCGACTTGATCATTCCTCGAGGTTCATCCCAGCTTGTGAAGGACATACAGAGAGCTGCCAAGGGGATCCCAGTGCTGGGTCACAGCGAGGGGATCTGTCACGTCTACGTCGACGCAGGCGCCTCTATTGACAAAGTTATCAAGATCG TCAGAGACTCCAAGTGCGACTACCCAGCTGCGTGCAATGCCATGGAAACTCTGCTGATTCACAGAGACATCCTGAGGACCCCACTCTTTGACCAGATCATTGACATGCTGCGCACTGAAAGG GTGAAGATTCATGCAGGCCCTCGATTTGCCTCCTACCTTACGTTCAGCCCATCAGAGGCCAAGTCGTTGCGGACAGAGTACGGTGACCTGGAATGCTGTATGGAGGTGGTGGACAGCATGCAAGACGCTGTGGATCACATCCACAAGTATGGCAGCTCCCACACAGATGTAATCATCACAGAAAATG aggaaacagcagaGCAGTTCCTGCATCAGCTCGACAGTGCCTGTGTTTTCTGGAACGCCAGCTCACGTTTTGCTGATGGCTACCGCTTTGGACTGG GAGCAGAGGTTGGTATTAGCACAGCACGGATCCATGCCCGAGGACCTGTGGGCCTGGAGGGCCTGCTCACCACCAAGTGGGTCCTGAGAGGTGATGGGCACACAGCGGCTGATTTCTCTGAGCACGGCACCATGAAATACCTCCATGAAAACCTGCCTGTTGGGCAGCCTCTGgctggacagagagacagcaaCTAG